The following coding sequences are from one Paracoccus alcaliphilus window:
- the dsbD gene encoding protein-disulfide reductase DsbD encodes MFASLISALLLLAGFLTVAQAQPLQPEDAFALSVSQGEDGVLILNWRIAEGYYLYRSTFAAEAGGQSLPLSLPEGESYEDPYFGEGQIYREEVTARLENTGQPVTLHWQGCQQDGICYAPQSARLDGDGTVLADDAAASAPGWSPQAASSREAGEAVGTSSRLLLAQDQGLVQGLAARGGGALVIAGFFGFGLLLAFTPCVFPMLPIVAGMLAGQGGSLTARRGLALTGAYVLAMAAAFGLLGIAAAWSGANLQMVLQSPMAIGIIAAIFVLLALSMFGFYELQMPQALQNRLGRVAGKRGSLSGAMVLGFTSALIVGPCVTAPLAGALLYIAQTGDVMLGAAALFALGLGQGLPLLGIGIFGPAILPRSGGWMEGAKRAFGVIFLGFAIWLAGRVLPGPVTLALWAALLISAAVFLGALDRLDGAASRNRRLGAALGVLLLFTGLVQGFGAALGAHDPLRPLAPLAGSTATAPASEAQFAEVTTREGLDRALASAGGEPALLYVTADWCVTCRAIERGPLADPAVHAALADMAAIKLDVSTFDAEAQALMRDLAAAGPPTMIFLDAARAEAAGSRLVGDLDSAALLASIGKVSP; translated from the coding sequence ATGTTTGCTTCCCTGATCTCTGCCCTGTTGCTGCTTGCCGGTTTCCTGACGGTGGCGCAGGCGCAACCCCTGCAACCCGAGGACGCCTTTGCCCTGAGCGTAAGTCAAGGTGAGGATGGCGTGCTGATCCTGAATTGGCGCATCGCCGAGGGCTATTACCTCTATCGCAGCACATTCGCGGCGGAGGCGGGCGGCCAGAGCCTGCCGCTGTCCCTGCCCGAGGGCGAGAGTTACGAGGACCCCTATTTCGGCGAAGGCCAGATCTATCGCGAGGAGGTCACCGCAAGGCTTGAGAATACGGGCCAGCCGGTCACCCTGCATTGGCAGGGCTGTCAGCAGGACGGGATCTGCTATGCGCCACAAAGCGCAAGGCTGGACGGCGATGGCACGGTGCTGGCGGATGACGCCGCCGCCAGCGCGCCGGGTTGGAGCCCCCAAGCTGCAAGTTCCCGAGAGGCCGGCGAAGCGGTCGGCACCTCGTCCAGGCTGTTGCTGGCGCAGGATCAGGGGCTGGTTCAGGGGCTGGCCGCGCGCGGCGGCGGGGCGCTGGTGATCGCGGGCTTTTTCGGCTTCGGGCTGCTGCTGGCCTTTACCCCTTGCGTCTTTCCGATGCTCCCCATCGTCGCCGGAATGCTGGCTGGGCAGGGCGGGAGCCTCACCGCCCGGCGCGGTCTGGCCCTGACGGGCGCCTATGTGCTGGCGATGGCCGCCGCCTTCGGGCTGCTGGGCATCGCTGCGGCATGGTCGGGGGCGAATTTGCAGATGGTGCTGCAATCGCCCATGGCCATCGGGATCATCGCCGCCATCTTCGTGCTGCTCGCCCTGTCGATGTTCGGCTTTTACGAATTGCAGATGCCGCAGGCCCTGCAAAACCGCCTTGGCCGGGTGGCGGGCAAGCGCGGTTCGCTCAGTGGCGCGATGGTGCTTGGCTTCACCTCGGCGCTGATCGTCGGGCCCTGCGTGACCGCGCCGCTGGCCGGGGCGTTGCTTTATATCGCGCAGACCGGCGACGTGATGCTGGGGGCGGCGGCGCTGTTCGCGCTGGGGTTGGGGCAGGGGCTGCCGCTGCTGGGCATCGGAATCTTCGGTCCGGCGATCCTGCCCCGCAGCGGCGGCTGGATGGAGGGCGCGAAGCGCGCTTTCGGGGTGATCTTCCTGGGCTTTGCGATCTGGCTGGCCGGGCGGGTGCTGCCGGGTCCGGTCACGCTGGCGCTCTGGGCCGCGCTGCTGATCAGTGCGGCGGTATTCCTGGGCGCGCTGGACCGGCTGGACGGCGCTGCTTCCCGCAACCGCCGTCTTGGCGCTGCGCTGGGGGTGCTGCTGCTGTTTACCGGGCTGGTGCAGGGTTTCGGCGCGGCGCTTGGGGCGCATGATCCGCTGCGCCCGCTGGCGCCACTGGCGGGGTCCACGGCCACCGCGCCGGCCTCTGAGGCGCAATTCGCCGAGGTCACCACCCGCGAGGGGCTGGACCGGGCGCTGGCATCTGCGGGAGGCGAGCCAGCGCTGCTTTATGTCACCGCCGACTGGTGCGTGACCTGCCGCGCCATCGAGCGCGGTCCGCTGGCTGACCCGGCTGTTCATGCCGCGCTGGCCGACATGGCGGCGATCAAGCTGGACGTCAGCACCTTCGATGCCGAGGCGCAGGCGCTGATGCGGGATCTGGCCGCCGCCGGGCCGCCGACGATGATCTTCCTCGATGCCGCCCGCGCCGAGGCTGCGGGCAGCCGCTTGGTCGGCGATCTGGACAGCGCGGCGCTGCTGGCCTCGATCGGCAAGGTCAGCCCATGA
- a CDS encoding response regulator transcription factor, protein MRLLIVEDDPVLSDGISVGLGLSGFTADAVGTLADARAALATGGFAGVVLDIMLPDGSGLDLLAELRAAGERLPVLLLTARDRVRDRVSGLDAGADDYLGKPFDLEELAARIRAMLRRQEGRAAAVIEWNGLRLDPATQTGRIGPHELRFSRREFAVLHALAEHPGRILSKAQLEERLYGWQEDVESNTVEVHIHHLRAKLGRDFIQTLRGAGYRLAEGGP, encoded by the coding sequence ATGCGCCTGCTGATTGTCGAGGACGACCCGGTCCTGTCCGATGGAATCTCCGTCGGGCTGGGCCTGTCGGGCTTCACCGCCGATGCGGTGGGCACGCTGGCCGATGCCCGCGCGGCGCTGGCGACCGGCGGCTTCGCGGGGGTCGTCCTGGACATCATGCTGCCCGACGGCTCGGGGCTGGACCTGCTGGCCGAACTGCGCGCGGCAGGCGAGCGATTGCCGGTCCTGCTGCTGACCGCCCGCGACCGGGTGCGCGACCGGGTCTCGGGGCTGGACGCGGGGGCGGACGACTACCTGGGCAAGCCCTTCGATCTGGAGGAACTCGCCGCCCGTATCCGCGCCATGCTGCGTCGGCAGGAAGGCCGCGCGGCGGCGGTGATCGAATGGAACGGGCTGCGGCTGGATCCGGCGACGCAGACCGGGCGCATCGGGCCCCACGAATTGCGCTTTTCGCGCCGCGAATTCGCCGTCCTGCATGCGCTGGCCGAGCATCCGGGCCGTATCCTGTCCAAGGCGCAACTGGAAGAACGCCTCTATGGCTGGCAGGAGGATGTCGAAAGCAATACCGTCGAGGTCCATATCCACCACCTGCGCGCCAAGCTGGGCCGCGACTTCATCCAGACCCTGCGCGGGGCAGGATATCGGCTGGCGGAGGGAGGTCCATGA
- a CDS encoding ATP-binding protein: MSSIRKRLLIILLAGTGAIWLCAVIWIQHSTRTEVGQVLDRRLQESAQMVASLIRRNGGIAGPDATALVGDAPALPDTGRHDYARQLICQVWGFDGQLKSESAGAPSGQLADQAGFTEREVDGEVWRVYTHVDADLGIRVMVGDARSVRDRLVNGVAMGLLAPALLILPLLAALIWLAVRSGLAPMDRLAQALARRPATDLGPLEARAPSELRPMIEALNGLFHRVEGLRERERSFTAFAAHELKTPLAGLKTQAQIATLAPDTATREHALAQIAQGVDRTDRMVRQLLDMTATENPIDNTAPTEDGAKILADVADALGRLAGSRGVTLHLETGGAEWRSTQAALLAPALRNLLENAILASPAGATVEARLTRDEGSVRFSVLDRGPGIAETDRPHVTERFYRGAASPAGGGSGLGLSIVAAAVTAMGGELRLSRREGGGEQAEIILPGGAQPSPS, encoded by the coding sequence ATGAGTTCGATCCGCAAGCGGCTGCTCATCATCCTGCTGGCCGGGACCGGAGCGATCTGGCTCTGCGCCGTCATCTGGATCCAGCATTCGACCCGTACCGAGGTCGGCCAAGTGCTGGACCGCCGCTTGCAGGAATCGGCGCAGATGGTGGCTTCGCTGATCCGGCGCAATGGCGGCATCGCCGGGCCGGACGCCACCGCCTTGGTGGGTGACGCCCCCGCCCTGCCCGATACCGGCCGCCACGACTATGCCCGTCAGCTGATCTGTCAGGTCTGGGGCTTCGACGGCCAGCTGAAAAGCGAATCCGCCGGCGCGCCGTCCGGACAGCTTGCCGATCAGGCGGGCTTTACCGAACGCGAGGTCGATGGCGAGGTCTGGCGCGTCTATACCCATGTCGATGCGGATCTGGGCATCCGCGTCATGGTCGGCGATGCGCGTTCGGTGCGCGACCGGCTGGTGAATGGCGTGGCGATGGGGTTGCTGGCCCCGGCTCTGCTGATCCTGCCGCTGCTGGCGGCGCTGATCTGGCTGGCGGTGCGCAGCGGGCTGGCGCCCATGGACCGGCTGGCGCAGGCGCTGGCCCGCCGCCCGGCAACCGACCTTGGCCCGCTTGAGGCCCGCGCGCCCTCGGAACTGCGCCCGATGATCGAGGCGCTGAACGGCCTCTTCCACCGCGTCGAGGGGCTGCGCGAGCGCGAGCGCAGCTTCACCGCCTTTGCCGCGCATGAGTTGAAAACCCCGCTGGCCGGTCTCAAGACCCAGGCGCAGATCGCGACGCTGGCCCCCGATACCGCAACGCGCGAGCATGCGCTGGCGCAGATCGCGCAGGGCGTCGACCGCACCGACCGCATGGTGCGCCAGCTTCTGGACATGACCGCGACCGAGAACCCCATCGACAACACCGCCCCGACCGAAGACGGCGCAAAGATCCTCGCCGATGTGGCCGACGCGCTTGGCAGGCTGGCCGGATCGCGCGGCGTCACCCTGCACCTGGAAACCGGCGGCGCCGAATGGCGCAGCACGCAGGCGGCCCTGCTGGCCCCGGCGCTGCGCAACCTGCTGGAAAACGCCATCCTCGCCTCGCCCGCAGGTGCCACCGTCGAGGCGCGGCTGACGCGCGACGAAGGCAGTGTCCGTTTCAGCGTTCTGGATCGCGGTCCCGGTATCGCCGAGACCGACCGTCCACATGTCACCGAACGCTTCTATCGCGGCGCGGCCAGCCCTGCAGGCGGTGGGAGCGGGCTGGGCCTCTCCATCGTTGCCGCCGCCGTCACGGCAATGGGCGGGGAATTGCGCCTGTCGCGCCGCGAGGGCGGCGGCGAACAGGCGGAAATCATCCTGCCAGGTGGGGCGCAACCGTCACCTTCGTAA
- a CDS encoding transposase domain-containing protein: MSDVNPVNYLAATLRAILDGHPQSGIEDLMPWRCNQPSSLAA; this comes from the coding sequence ATGTCCGACGTGAACCCGGTCAACTATCTCGCCGCCACCCTGCGCGCCATCCTCGACGGTCACCCGCAAAGCGGTATCGAAGACCTCATGCCATGGCGCTGCAACCAGCCGTCAAGCCTCGCAGCATAG
- a CDS encoding hemolysin family protein: MIEALLLLLAGLVVVLVIIAAGAYFVAQEFAYMAVDRTRLAAQAAQGDVAAKRALAVTKRTSFMLSGAQLGITVTGLMVGYVAEPMVGRALGVLLGGVGVPQAVGVSVGTMLALLFATIVQMILGELYPKNLAIANSEPMAKRLAVSTTAYLKIFGWLITFFDKAANLFLRLLRIEPVHDLDVSASAKDLPHIIAESRDSGDLPVELSLMMDRILDFPQRDVEHATVPRAQADWVDPDTTIAELRKMMAHGHTRYPVIDDDDVPIGIVHLADILPQIRAGDLGAPATSVMRPVSIVPTLMPLPAALDVLIKSGNKMVCVIDEYGGFSGVLTIEDIAMEVVGEITDEFDRNAIVPLREEADGVWIMEGDVHLDELERAVNHDLPRGDFETISGLLIAQLGRLPTKADTILIELPTDGADIVSEDPARRQLEVNVLRIARYVPTLVRVKLVEKQEQDQ, translated from the coding sequence ATGATCGAAGCTCTCTTACTTTTGCTCGCAGGCCTGGTGGTGGTCCTCGTGATCATTGCGGCCGGCGCCTATTTCGTGGCCCAGGAATTCGCCTATATGGCGGTGGACCGAACCCGCCTTGCCGCACAGGCGGCGCAAGGGGATGTCGCGGCCAAGCGGGCGTTGGCCGTGACCAAGCGCACCAGTTTCATGCTGTCGGGCGCGCAGCTCGGCATCACGGTGACGGGGCTGATGGTCGGCTATGTGGCCGAGCCGATGGTGGGCCGGGCGCTTGGTGTGCTCCTCGGCGGGGTCGGTGTTCCACAAGCGGTGGGTGTCAGCGTTGGCACAATGCTGGCACTGCTGTTCGCGACCATCGTCCAGATGATCCTCGGCGAGTTGTATCCCAAGAACCTCGCCATTGCGAATTCCGAGCCGATGGCCAAAAGGCTGGCCGTATCGACGACGGCCTATCTGAAGATCTTTGGTTGGCTTATCACCTTCTTCGACAAGGCCGCCAACCTGTTCCTCAGGCTCTTGCGGATCGAACCGGTGCATGACCTCGACGTCAGCGCCTCAGCCAAAGACTTGCCGCATATTATCGCGGAATCTCGCGACAGCGGTGATTTGCCGGTTGAGCTCTCGCTGATGATGGACCGCATCCTCGATTTCCCGCAGCGCGATGTCGAACACGCCACGGTGCCGCGCGCGCAGGCCGACTGGGTCGATCCCGACACCACCATCGCCGAGTTGCGCAAGATGATGGCGCATGGCCACACCCGCTATCCGGTCATCGACGATGATGATGTGCCGATTGGCATCGTGCATCTTGCCGATATTCTGCCGCAGATCCGGGCGGGCGATCTGGGGGCGCCAGCCACCTCGGTGATGCGGCCGGTCTCCATCGTGCCGACGCTGATGCCGCTACCTGCGGCGCTCGATGTGCTGATCAAATCCGGCAACAAGATGGTCTGTGTGATCGATGAATATGGTGGTTTCTCGGGGGTTCTGACCATCGAGGACATCGCCATGGAAGTGGTGGGCGAGATCACCGACGAATTCGACAGAAACGCGATTGTACCCCTGCGCGAGGAAGCCGATGGCGTCTGGATCATGGAGGGCGACGTGCATCTTGATGAGCTCGAGCGGGCGGTGAACCACGACCTGCCGCGTGGCGATTTCGAGACGATCTCGGGCCTGCTGATCGCCCAGCTTGGCCGCCTGCCGACCAAGGCCGACACGATCCTGATCGAACTGCCGACCGACGGCGCAGATATCGTGTCCGAAGACCCGGCGCGCCGCCAGCTTGAAGTCAATGTTCTGCGCATCGCGCGCTATGTGCCGACCCTCGTGCGCGTGAAACTTGTGGAAAAGCAGGAGCAGGACCAATGA